A single region of the Triticum dicoccoides isolate Atlit2015 ecotype Zavitan chromosome 2B, WEW_v2.0, whole genome shotgun sequence genome encodes:
- the LOC119364256 gene encoding serine decarboxylase 1-like produces MTGTIANGVAAPTGPGLREKAAAAPLPEELTPEVVEGEREIVLGRNMHASCFAVKEPDADDEFTGEREATMAGVLARYRRSLVERTKHHLGYPYNLDFEYGALSQLQHFSINNLGDPFIESNYGVHSRQFEVGVLDWFARLWDLEKDEYWGYITNCGTEGNLHGILVGREVFPDGILYASRDSHYSVFKAARMYRMDCVKVDTLVSGEIDCADFGRKLLENKDKPAIINVNIGTTVKGAVDDLDLVIETLEKSGFKDRFYIHCDGALFGLMMPFVKQAPRVSFKKPIGSVSVSGHKFVGCPMPCGVQITRLNHINALSSNVEYLASRDATIMGSRNGHAPIFLWYTLNRKGYRGFQKEVQKCLRNAHYLKDRLKDAGISAMLNELSSTVVFERPKDEEFVRRWQLACEGSISHVVVMPSVNVDKLDTFLNELVEKRVTWYQEGKCQSPCIAADVGQENCLCTLHKT; encoded by the exons ATGACGGGCACCATCGCGAATGGCGTGGCGGCGCCAACTGGCCCGGGGCTCCGCGAGAAGGCCGCCGCGGCGCCGCTGCCCGAGGAGCTGACCCCGGAGGTggtggagggagagagggagatcgTGCTGGGGAGGAACATGCACGCCTCCTGCTTCGCGGTGAAGGAGCCCGACGCCGACGACGAGTTCACCGGCGAGCGCGAGGCCACCATGGCCGGCGTCCTCGCGCGCTACCGCCGCTCCCTCGTCGAGCGCACCAAGCACCACCTCG GCTATCCATACAATCTGGACTTTGAGTACGGTGCTCTTTCCCAGCTGCAGCACTTCTCCATTAACAACCTAGGTGACCCATTCATCGAGAGCAACTATGGCGTGCACTCTAGGCAGTTTGAAGTGGGAGTGTTGGATTGGTTTGCTCGCCTTTGGGATCTCGAAAAGGATGAATATTGGGGATACATTACAAACTGTGGCACTGAAGGAAATCTTCATGGCATCCTTGTCGG AAGAGAAGTTTTCCCTGATGGGATCTTGTATGCCTCTCGTGACTCCCACTACTCAGTATTCAAAGCAGCGAGAATGTACAGGATGGATTGCGTTAAAGTGGACACCCTTGTCTCTGGAGAAATAGATTGTGCAGATTTTGGAAGAAAGCTACTTGAAAACAAAGATAAACCTGCTATTATTAATGTCAACATTG GGACAACTGTCAAGGGAGCAGTTGATGATCTTGACTTGGTTATCGAAACACTTGAAAAAAGTGGCTTCAAGGATCGGTTTTATATACACTGTGACGGTGCTCTGTTTGGTCTGATGATGCCATTTGTTAAGCAG GCACCTAGGGTATCCTTTAAGAAGCCCATTGGGAGTGTGAGCGTGTCTGGTCACAAGTTTGTTGGATGTCCCATGCCCTGTGGTGTCCAGATAACAAGGTTGAATCACATAAATGCCCTTTCTAGCAATGTTGAGTATCTAGCTTCACGAGATGCTACAATCATGGGAAGCAGGAATGGTCATGCTCCCATCTTCCTATGGTACACCCTGAACAGGAAAGGCTATAGAGGTTTTCAGAAGGAAGTTCAGAAGTGCTTGAGAAATGCACATTACCTGAAAGATCGGCTCAAGGATGCTGGAATTAGCGCGATGCTTAACGAGCTCAGTAGTACAGTAGTTTTTGAGAGGCCAAAGGACGAGGAGTTTGTGCGACGGTGGCagcttgcttgtgagggaagtataTCACATGTTGTGGTAATGCCCAGCGTCAATGTCGATAAGCTGGATACTTTCTTAAATGAGTTGGTGGAGAAGCGGGTAACCTGGTACCAGGAAGGAAAATGCCAATCTCCTTGCATTGCAGCTGATGTAGGCCAGGAGAACTGTCTTTGTACTCTGCACAAGACATAA
- the LOC119367843 gene encoding RING-H2 finger protein ATL72-like produces the protein MQDSEERLPRVNMYSRRTLLHTPSFSGPSQPVPGATVTDGGAPGSNFDANVVMILAVLLCALICALGLNSVVRCALRCSSRAAADAEPSRVARLAKGGLRRKAVRAMPIMVYSAGLKLNTACPMCTICLSDFEAGEHVKVLPKCNHGFHVRCIDRWLLARSTCPTCRQSLFAEPHKACGCSEASQPDPARVHSVLVPLRPEGLITTYDF, from the coding sequence ATGCAGGATTCTGAAGAAAGATTACCAAGAGTGAACATGTACTCAAGAAGGACACTGCTTCACACTCCTTCATTCTCCGGTCCAAGCCAGCCGGTGCCCGGAGCCACGGTGACCGATGGCGGCGCTCCGGGGAGCAACTTCGACGCGAACGTGGTCATGATCCTCGCCGTTCTCCTCTGCGCGCTCATCTGCGCGCTGGGGCTCAACTCGGTCGTCCGGTGCGCGCTGCGGTGCTCgagccgggcggcggcggacgcggagcCCAGCCGGGTCGCGCGGCTGGCCAAGGGCGGGCTGAGGAGGAAGGCCGTGCGAGCCATGCCGATCATGGTCTACTCCGCGGGGCTCAAGCTCAACACCGCCTGCCCGATGTGCACCATCTGCCTCTCGGATTTCGAGGCCGGGGAGCACGTGAAGGTCCTCCCCAAGTGCAACCATGGCTTCCACGTCAGATGCATTGACCGGTGGCTCCTGGCGCGCTCCACCTGCCCGACGTGCCGCCAGTCCTTGTTCGCGGAGCCGCACAAGGCGTGTGGGTGCTCCGAGGCCAGCCAGCCCGACCCGGCGCGTGTCCACTCTGTGCTCGTGCCGCTCAGGCCTGAAGGTTTGATCACCACGTATGATTTTTAG